One Strigops habroptila isolate Jane chromosome 19, bStrHab1.2.pri, whole genome shotgun sequence genomic window carries:
- the PLA2G4C gene encoding cytosolic phospholipase A2 gamma isoform X7, with protein sequence MCFLSSILQNNVPNIVVLGSGGGLRAMIALLGTLMELKKQNFLDAVMYLCGVSGSTWCMSLLYENGKWSEKLMSLEEELCESLSNSSWHLGKAEEYLEELSKDENYSLTDFWAACFVYQILQQFDENELADHSEAVETGVNPYPIYAAVDKEKLSEKGGNFPGTWFEFTPHSAGYTALGAFVSTRYFGSEFEKGNLKKKKKKVLCYMQGLWGSAIGSMEENIKFIRDILGRLVQLRLRTLFVVLERDTVIACQANLLLLDLQLCAISGSDPKEVFEKLRSVLSDDKEKTASIKLCTAIHNTWAMKTREERMASCAELGEQIEKEFGGHLGQGIPQGKLPPSQAVLLGSVWGLLRVVSKTVQCVLTWKWGTTHNFLYKSPNIKPSYLVENKIISLIDAGLAINSAYPLVLQAQRQTDLIISFDFSSGDPFETIKKAASYCQENHIPFPNIKDQKMDENNPSDCYIFRGDKSCPTVMHFPLFNNVNCSGEIEDYRKRFSTFRMSFPGEAIKDLLKKAGLNVSNNRAKIRNEINRLVLSSRTKELQKRVFVSFYTR encoded by the exons atgtgttttctgtcttccattCTCCAGAATAATGTGCCTAATATTGTTGTTCTGGGATCAGGCGGGGGCCTGCGTGCCATGATAGCCCTGCTAGGAACCTTGATGGAGCTGAAGAAGCAAAATTTCTTGGATGCTGTCATGTATCTGTGTGGGGTGTCAGGATCCACTTG gtGTATGTCCCTCCTGTATGAGAATGGGAAATGGTCAGAAAAACTGATGTCCCTAGAAGAAGAACTGTGTGAAAGCCTCAGTAATTCCTCCTGGCatcttggaaaagcagaagagtaCTTGGAGGAGTTatcaaaagatgaaaattactCACTGACCGACTTCTGGGCTGCCTGTTTTGTATACCAAATACTGCAGCAG TTTGATGAGAACGAGCTGGCTGATCACAGCGAGGCTGTAGAAACTGGAGTAAATCCATACCCAATTTATGCAGCAGTGGACAAAGAAAAACTGAGTGAAAAAGGTGGAAATTTTCCAG GGACCTGGTTTGAATTCACTCCCCATAGCGCTGGATATACTGCCTTGGGTGCTTTTGTGAGTACCAGATACTTTGGAAGTGAATTTGAGAAGGGTaacctgaagaaaaagaagaagaaagtccTTTGTTATATGCAAG gCTTATGGGGGAGTGCTATTGGAAGcatggaagaaaatatcaaGTTCATACGAG aCATCCTAGGAAGGTTAGTGCAGTTACGGCTCAGGACCCTCTTCGTTGTATTAG AGAGAGATACCGTCATAGCTTGTCAGGCTAATCTTCTTCTGCTAGACCTTCAGTTGTGTGCTATAAGTGGGAGTGATCCTAAGGAAGTCTTCGAGAAATTGAGGAGTGTATTGTCAG ACGACAAGGAGAAAACTGCGTCCATCAAACTGTGCACTGCAATACATAATACTTGGGCAATGAAAACAAGGGAGGAAAGAATGGCGAGCTGTGCTGAACTGGGCGAACAGATAGAAAAGGAATTTGGAG GGCATCTTGGACAAGGTATTCCACAAGGAAAGTTACCACCATCCCAAGCAGTCCTCCTAG GCTCAGTGTGGGGTTTACTTAGAGTGGTGTCTAAAACAGTCCAATGTGTGTTGACCTGGAAATGGGGAACGACTCATAACTTCCTTTACAAATCCC CTAACATTAAGCCCTCTTACCTGGTCGAAAACAAAATCATCTCTTTGATTGATGCTGGTCTGGCGATAAATTCTGCCTATCCTCTGGTACTTCAAGCACAGCGGCAAACAGATCTGATCATCTCCTTTGATTTCAGCTCCGGAGATCCTTTTGAG ACTATCAAGAAAGCAGCTTCATACTGTCAGGAAAACCATATCCCATTTCCCAATATAAAGGATCAGAAAATGGATGAGAACAACCCTTCTGATTGCTATATCTTCCGAGGAGACAAGTCATGCCCCACGGTCATGCACTTTCCACTCTTCAACAACGTGAATTGTTCTG GTGAAATAGAAGATTACAGAAAACGATTTTCCACCTTTCGAATGTCCTTTCCAGGGGAAGCCATCAAAGATCTTCTTAAGAAAGCAGGGTTGAATGTATCCAACAATAGGGCTAAGATTCGGAATGAAATAAACCGGCTTGTGTTGTCCTCTCGTACAAAGGAGTTACAAAAGAGAGTGTTTGTTTCCTTCTATACAAGATGA
- the PLA2G4C gene encoding cytosolic phospholipase A2 gamma isoform X8, with protein MIALLGTLMELKKQNFLDAVMYLCGVSGSTWCMSLLYENGKWSEKLMSLEEELCESLSNSSWHLGKAEEYLEELSKDENYSLTDFWAACFVYQILQQFDENELADHSEAVETGVNPYPIYAAVDKEKLSEKGGNFPGTWFEFTPHSAGYTALGAFVSTRYFGSEFEKGNLKKKKKKVLCYMQGLWGSAIGSMEENIKFIRDILGRLVQLRLRTLFVVLERDTVIACQANLLLLDLQLCAISGSDPKEVFEKLRSVLSDDKEKTASIKLCTAIHNTWAMKTREERMASCAELGEQIEKEFGGHLGQGIPQGKLPPSQAVLLGSVWGLLRVVSKTVQCVLTWKWGTTHNFLYKSPNIKPSYLVENKIISLIDAGLAINSAYPLVLQAQRQTDLIISFDFSSGDPFETIKKAASYCQENHIPFPNIKDQKMDENNPSDCYIFRGDKSCPTVMHFPLFNNVNCSGEIEDYRKRFSTFRMSFPGEAIKDLLKKAGLNVSNNRAKIRNEINRLVLSSRTKELQKRVFVSFYTR; from the exons ATGATAGCCCTGCTAGGAACCTTGATGGAGCTGAAGAAGCAAAATTTCTTGGATGCTGTCATGTATCTGTGTGGGGTGTCAGGATCCACTTG gtGTATGTCCCTCCTGTATGAGAATGGGAAATGGTCAGAAAAACTGATGTCCCTAGAAGAAGAACTGTGTGAAAGCCTCAGTAATTCCTCCTGGCatcttggaaaagcagaagagtaCTTGGAGGAGTTatcaaaagatgaaaattactCACTGACCGACTTCTGGGCTGCCTGTTTTGTATACCAAATACTGCAGCAG TTTGATGAGAACGAGCTGGCTGATCACAGCGAGGCTGTAGAAACTGGAGTAAATCCATACCCAATTTATGCAGCAGTGGACAAAGAAAAACTGAGTGAAAAAGGTGGAAATTTTCCAG GGACCTGGTTTGAATTCACTCCCCATAGCGCTGGATATACTGCCTTGGGTGCTTTTGTGAGTACCAGATACTTTGGAAGTGAATTTGAGAAGGGTaacctgaagaaaaagaagaagaaagtccTTTGTTATATGCAAG gCTTATGGGGGAGTGCTATTGGAAGcatggaagaaaatatcaaGTTCATACGAG aCATCCTAGGAAGGTTAGTGCAGTTACGGCTCAGGACCCTCTTCGTTGTATTAG AGAGAGATACCGTCATAGCTTGTCAGGCTAATCTTCTTCTGCTAGACCTTCAGTTGTGTGCTATAAGTGGGAGTGATCCTAAGGAAGTCTTCGAGAAATTGAGGAGTGTATTGTCAG ACGACAAGGAGAAAACTGCGTCCATCAAACTGTGCACTGCAATACATAATACTTGGGCAATGAAAACAAGGGAGGAAAGAATGGCGAGCTGTGCTGAACTGGGCGAACAGATAGAAAAGGAATTTGGAG GGCATCTTGGACAAGGTATTCCACAAGGAAAGTTACCACCATCCCAAGCAGTCCTCCTAG GCTCAGTGTGGGGTTTACTTAGAGTGGTGTCTAAAACAGTCCAATGTGTGTTGACCTGGAAATGGGGAACGACTCATAACTTCCTTTACAAATCCC CTAACATTAAGCCCTCTTACCTGGTCGAAAACAAAATCATCTCTTTGATTGATGCTGGTCTGGCGATAAATTCTGCCTATCCTCTGGTACTTCAAGCACAGCGGCAAACAGATCTGATCATCTCCTTTGATTTCAGCTCCGGAGATCCTTTTGAG ACTATCAAGAAAGCAGCTTCATACTGTCAGGAAAACCATATCCCATTTCCCAATATAAAGGATCAGAAAATGGATGAGAACAACCCTTCTGATTGCTATATCTTCCGAGGAGACAAGTCATGCCCCACGGTCATGCACTTTCCACTCTTCAACAACGTGAATTGTTCTG GTGAAATAGAAGATTACAGAAAACGATTTTCCACCTTTCGAATGTCCTTTCCAGGGGAAGCCATCAAAGATCTTCTTAAGAAAGCAGGGTTGAATGTATCCAACAATAGGGCTAAGATTCGGAATGAAATAAACCGGCTTGTGTTGTCCTCTCGTACAAAGGAGTTACAAAAGAGAGTGTTTGTTTCCTTCTATACAAGATGA